One window of Thalassovita mediterranea genomic DNA carries:
- a CDS encoding SDR family oxidoreductase has translation MLDKLFGLYGRTIVVTGGYGQIGRAMANGLVGCGANVAIVEPNASDEATAKTFPDAPDDVIKAFSADVTDRASLEAALEAITKHFGTPSGLVNNAALDSPPNSTAAENGPFEDYPAASWERIMDVNVKGVFQCCQVFGKAMADAGKGSIANVASIYGTVSPDQSLYQYRRDRGETFYKPVAYSASKSALYNLTRYLAVYWGPKGVRTNTLTFAGVFNNQDGEFLDNYEKKIPLRRGGDYDRLRGMALAEDYVGPTAFLMSDASSYANGADFRIDGGFLAM, from the coding sequence ATGCTGGACAAACTTTTCGGACTGTATGGACGCACCATCGTGGTGACGGGCGGCTATGGCCAGATCGGGCGCGCCATGGCGAACGGCCTTGTCGGCTGCGGCGCGAATGTCGCTATCGTTGAGCCAAATGCCAGCGATGAGGCGACCGCGAAGACGTTTCCGGACGCGCCGGATGATGTGATCAAGGCATTCTCTGCCGATGTGACGGACCGGGCTTCGCTCGAGGCCGCGCTTGAGGCGATCACCAAACACTTCGGCACGCCGTCCGGCCTTGTGAACAATGCCGCGCTCGACAGCCCGCCAAACTCCACGGCGGCAGAGAATGGTCCGTTCGAGGACTATCCGGCCGCGAGCTGGGAGCGGATCATGGACGTCAATGTGAAGGGCGTCTTCCAGTGCTGTCAGGTGTTCGGCAAGGCGATGGCCGATGCGGGCAAGGGCTCGATCGCCAATGTCGCCTCCATCTATGGCACCGTGTCGCCGGACCAGTCGCTCTATCAGTATCGCCGTGACCGGGGTGAGACCTTCTACAAGCCGGTCGCGTATAGCGCGTCGAAATCGGCGCTCTACAATCTGACGCGCTATCTGGCGGTCTATTGGGGGCCGAAGGGCGTGCGCACCAATACGCTGACCTTTGCCGGTGTCTTCAACAATCAGGATGGCGAGTTCCTCGACAATTACGAGAAGAAGATCCCGCTTCGCCGGGGCGGCGATTATGACCGCCTGCGGGGCATGGCACTCGCCGAAGACTATGTCGGGCCGACGGCCTTCCTGATGTCGGACGCCTCATCCTATGCCAATGGTGCAGACTTCCGCATCGATGGCGGTTTCCTGGCGATGTAG
- a CDS encoding acyltransferase has protein sequence MGVIRFLLAMTVVVDHYGGVLGYQMGSGSVAVEAFFIISGFYMALVLQDRYAGRLKLFYTNRYLRLFPSYFAILLLTLIVGIATGAHSRFTLPMDELGAVFMAGDFWTKAYIVVSNLGIVLLDAALFLSFDGESLSLTTDFTDSAVPVYQFLLIPQGWSLGLEIYFYALAPFLLVKGWRVAAGLALSLGVFIALSMTALPSDPWTHRFFPSILFMFLAGSLSWKLLRHKLDAPWMKKLGLVLLILTVVVILALNASPFDREITRFLLLTLIAISVGPVFALVKDNRYDRALGDLSYPIYVAHLLAFIIAGEIYAEGQALLGTVLTILISLALVYAIERPLDRYRHARLKRRKDTKADEVASS, from the coding sequence GTGGGGGTCATCAGGTTTCTTCTGGCGATGACCGTCGTGGTCGATCACTATGGCGGTGTCCTTGGCTATCAGATGGGGTCAGGCTCTGTCGCGGTAGAGGCCTTTTTCATCATCTCTGGCTTCTACATGGCGCTTGTGCTGCAGGACCGGTATGCCGGGCGCCTGAAGCTGTTCTACACCAATCGGTACTTGCGGCTATTCCCGTCCTATTTCGCGATCCTGCTGCTGACGCTGATCGTCGGCATTGCGACCGGCGCCCATAGCCGGTTCACGCTGCCCATGGATGAGCTCGGTGCCGTCTTCATGGCGGGAGATTTCTGGACGAAGGCGTATATCGTCGTTTCCAATCTCGGCATCGTGTTGCTGGATGCGGCGCTTTTCCTGTCCTTTGATGGCGAGAGTCTGAGCCTGACGACCGATTTCACGGACTCTGCCGTGCCGGTTTATCAGTTCCTGCTGATCCCGCAGGGATGGTCGTTGGGGCTTGAGATCTATTTCTACGCGCTGGCACCATTTCTTCTTGTGAAGGGATGGCGTGTCGCGGCGGGGTTGGCCTTGTCGCTTGGTGTGTTCATCGCCCTGTCGATGACGGCGCTGCCAAGCGATCCGTGGACGCATCGCTTCTTCCCATCGATCCTTTTCATGTTCCTGGCGGGGTCACTGTCCTGGAAGCTGTTGCGTCACAAACTCGATGCGCCGTGGATGAAGAAGCTGGGGCTTGTGCTGCTTATCCTGACGGTGGTCGTTATCCTTGCCCTGAATGCCAGCCCTTTTGATAGGGAAATTACGCGCTTTCTCTTGCTTACACTTATCGCCATAAGTGTCGGGCCGGTGTTCGCGCTGGTGAAGGACAACAGGTATGATCGCGCCTTGGGCGACCTGTCGTATCCGATCTATGTCGCGCACCTGCTTGCCTTTATTATCGCAGGTGAGATCTATGCCGAGGGGCAGGCCCTGCTTGGCACGGTGCTGACCATCCTGATCAGCCTGGCGCTGGTCTATGCAATCGAGCGCCCGCTGGACCGCTACAGACATGCGCGTCTGAAGCGCCGCAAAGATACAAAGGCGGATGAGGTAGCCAGCAGCTAA
- a CDS encoding class I SAM-dependent methyltransferase, protein MTQAPTTALFDADNYIAINEARWTIADKVLKALRNSGMTLETAYDFGAGPGWFARRLHHSKLDVVALEGRHDVAEEGRKRAPDCKFDVLDFDNCATSDALAPRDFALSFGILYHLENPLRALRMMGAMTGKAMLLETMIVPDSDFVGRIARENPNATQGIQPLATILSRTALERGMWAAGFGHVYECKLPVDHDDFRDLETRHPRRGIWLLTRDDVSVEGFEPLQIEEPRRANYWRK, encoded by the coding sequence ATGACGCAAGCGCCAACCACGGCCCTGTTCGATGCCGACAATTATATCGCCATCAATGAGGCGCGCTGGACGATCGCGGACAAGGTCCTCAAAGCCCTGCGCAATTCCGGCATGACGCTGGAAACGGCCTATGATTTCGGTGCCGGGCCGGGCTGGTTCGCGCGTCGGCTTCACCATTCGAAGCTGGATGTTGTCGCCCTCGAAGGGCGCCATGATGTGGCGGAAGAAGGCCGCAAGAGAGCGCCTGATTGCAAATTCGATGTGCTTGATTTTGATAATTGCGCGACGTCAGACGCGCTTGCACCGCGCGACTTCGCTCTGTCTTTCGGAATTCTCTATCACCTCGAAAACCCGTTGCGTGCGCTGCGGATGATGGGTGCGATGACCGGTAAGGCTATGCTGCTTGAGACAATGATTGTTCCAGACAGCGATTTTGTCGGGCGGATTGCCCGCGAAAATCCGAACGCGACCCAGGGTATACAGCCACTTGCCACAATTCTGAGCCGTACCGCGCTGGAGCGGGGTATGTGGGCGGCTGGTTTCGGCCATGTCTATGAATGCAAGCTACCGGTTGATCATGACGATTTCCGGGATCTGGAAACCCGTCATCCGCGCCGCGGTATCTGGCTGCTGACCCGGGATGATGTCAGCGTAGAGGGCTTTGAGCCGCTGCAGATTGAGGAGCCGCGTCGTGCCAACTACTGGCGGAAATAG
- a CDS encoding DUF2793 domain-containing protein produces the protein MDQTPRIGLSYLSANQAMKHVTLNESLRRLDAVVQLSVVSRSEAAQPEAPLAATSYILPTDKTGENWDFMAVGAIASFQDGAWFEIAPREGWLAWIEDEASLFVLTGDGWEAVQGAGSGPALTLGINSEADETNRLTVRSDAELLTHDDVTPGTGDARKIINRADSTKVASVVFQTDFTGEAEFGLAANGGFELRTSDDGTAFDTALSVDTATANVGVGGAPSGRLSVIDQSAATNDQPTLSVVRDGYFATASLDTYATPSAYSSFSIQKRARGSLDAPLPVQLGDWCGGFSFRGFTADETWAQSALVNAQVDGAVSGVSVPMSLGFWTGVGGISERMRITSSGRVGIGTSEPSCALHVAGAVRLGSSTQASLPSASAAGAGALYFVPDLAAGAGVIFSDGTTWRSMTTGSSI, from the coding sequence ATGGACCAGACCCCACGTATCGGCCTTTCATATCTTTCCGCCAATCAGGCGATGAAGCATGTCACCCTGAATGAAAGCCTGCGGCGGCTGGATGCGGTTGTGCAGCTAAGCGTGGTGAGCCGGAGTGAGGCGGCCCAGCCAGAAGCGCCGCTGGCGGCGACATCCTACATCCTGCCGACGGACAAGACCGGTGAAAACTGGGATTTCATGGCCGTTGGGGCCATTGCGAGCTTTCAGGACGGCGCCTGGTTCGAGATCGCGCCGCGCGAAGGCTGGCTTGCATGGATAGAGGACGAAGCGTCTCTTTTTGTGCTGACCGGAGACGGCTGGGAGGCTGTGCAAGGCGCCGGGAGCGGGCCTGCCCTGACGCTGGGCATCAATTCCGAGGCCGATGAGACCAACCGGCTGACTGTGCGCAGCGATGCCGAACTTCTGACCCATGACGATGTCACACCGGGGACCGGGGATGCGCGCAAGATCATCAACCGGGCGGATAGCACGAAGGTCGCGTCGGTCGTGTTCCAGACCGATTTTACCGGCGAGGCAGAGTTCGGACTGGCGGCGAATGGCGGGTTCGAGCTGCGTACCAGCGATGACGGGACGGCCTTCGACACAGCGCTGAGCGTCGACACGGCGACGGCGAATGTTGGGGTGGGTGGTGCGCCGTCCGGGCGCTTGTCGGTGATCGACCAGAGCGCCGCGACGAACGACCAGCCAACACTGAGCGTCGTGCGTGACGGCTATTTCGCGACGGCCAGCCTCGACACTTATGCGACCCCTTCGGCCTATTCATCCTTTTCGATCCAGAAGCGGGCACGCGGAAGTCTCGATGCGCCGCTTCCGGTGCAGTTGGGCGACTGGTGCGGCGGGTTTTCGTTTCGTGGATTCACGGCTGATGAAACCTGGGCGCAGAGCGCGCTGGTCAATGCGCAGGTCGATGGGGCGGTCTCCGGCGTATCTGTGCCAATGTCGCTTGGCTTCTGGACCGGTGTTGGCGGCATCAGCGAACGTATGCGGATAACATCTTCGGGCCGGGTCGGTATCGGTACGAGCGAGCCGAGCTGCGCGCTGCATGTCGCCGGTGCTGTCAGGCTTGGCAGTTCCACCCAGGCGAGCCTCCCAAGCGCTTCGGCCGCAGGCGCGGGCGCGCTCTATTTTGTGCCGGATCTTGCCGCTGGGGCAGGCGTGATTTTCAGTGATGGGACGACCTGGAGAAGCATGACGACAGGTTCCAGCATCTAA
- a CDS encoding ATP-binding cassette domain-containing protein, with the protein MPDTLPQSAPEAAAGDDERKLVMDVRGLSKRYRMTSPVTRTDKDGHSFKDNYYQALKDVSFKVWSGDRVGIMGHNGAGKSTLLKILSRVLNPSDGEAFIYGRATSLLEVGTGFNPKMTGRQNVYLNAALHGLTRKEIDQRLDEIVAFSEIGRFIEEPVETYSTGMRARLGFSVAAHLDPDILMLDEVLSVGDAAFQKKCLERMDEITGHDRTLIFVSHSTGAIRRFCDRCIWLDHGEVVMDDDVMAVTEAYEAQMMNIAATYQAPEKSDPKAGDEKKKGAKAKKPETATVLEADADDGSVAELVTARVLDDTGQVARSVKIDTPSAIEIVFDVHQADMRVEPALHVKNEIGDLMFVVAFTDGDYPGAINKPGRYKCRARIPANLLNEGLHYVTVVMVTADPLTRHQNVDNAVAFSVYEPQGDDLQRARGRYSRNFPGGLRPRLDWSTEREG; encoded by the coding sequence ATGCCTGATACGCTACCCCAATCTGCGCCCGAAGCGGCGGCCGGCGATGATGAGCGCAAGCTCGTCATGGATGTGCGCGGCCTGTCGAAGCGCTACAGGATGACGTCGCCTGTGACGCGGACAGACAAGGACGGTCACAGCTTCAAGGACAATTATTATCAGGCGCTCAAGGATGTGAGCTTCAAGGTCTGGTCAGGCGACCGTGTCGGCATCATGGGCCATAATGGTGCGGGCAAGTCGACCTTGTTGAAGATCCTGTCCCGCGTGCTCAATCCGAGTGATGGCGAAGCCTTCATTTATGGGCGGGCGACCTCGCTCCTGGAGGTCGGTACAGGCTTCAATCCGAAGATGACCGGTCGCCAGAACGTCTATCTCAACGCTGCGCTGCATGGCCTGACCCGCAAGGAAATCGACCAGCGCCTCGATGAGATCGTCGCCTTCTCCGAAATTGGCCGCTTCATTGAGGAACCGGTTGAAACCTATTCGACAGGTATGCGGGCCCGGCTCGGCTTTTCGGTTGCGGCCCACCTCGACCCGGACATCCTGATGCTGGACGAAGTTCTCTCGGTTGGCGACGCGGCCTTCCAGAAGAAATGCCTGGAACGGATGGACGAGATCACCGGCCATGACCGCACACTCATCTTCGTGTCTCACTCCACCGGGGCAATCCGGCGCTTCTGCGATCGCTGCATCTGGCTCGATCATGGCGAAGTCGTCATGGACGACGATGTGATGGCCGTGACGGAGGCCTATGAGGCGCAGATGATGAATATCGCTGCGACGTATCAGGCGCCCGAGAAGAGCGACCCGAAAGCGGGCGACGAGAAAAAGAAGGGCGCCAAAGCCAAGAAGCCGGAGACGGCTACTGTGCTGGAAGCCGACGCGGACGATGGCTCTGTCGCTGAACTCGTTACCGCGCGTGTTCTCGATGATACGGGCCAGGTTGCCCGCTCGGTGAAGATCGACACGCCAAGCGCCATCGAGATCGTCTTCGATGTGCATCAAGCGGACATGCGTGTTGAACCTGCGCTCCACGTCAAGAACGAGATCGGCGACCTGATGTTCGTCGTCGCCTTCACCGATGGCGATTATCCAGGGGCCATCAACAAACCTGGCCGGTACAAGTGCCGCGCGCGCATTCCGGCCAACTTGCTGAATGAAGGCCTGCACTATGTGACCGTGGTGATGGTCACGGCTGATCCGCTGACGCGTCACCAGAATGTCGATAATGCCGTCGCGTTCTCGGTGTATGAGCCGCAAGGCGATGATCTTCAGCGGGCGCGCGGGCGCTATTCGCGCAACTTCCCCGGCGGTCTCAGGCCGCGCCTCGACTGGTCCACGGAGCGCGAAGGATGA
- a CDS encoding ABC transporter permease gives MSTPSNQPVIHIRPQRPVGILSLTEIWKFRVLLAQMINRNIRSRILNSPVSIVWGFIRPAIMALALVFIRHMSAANLGAQIPYPLFIFSGLCFWFLWAEMVIQSAGSLRLDSGISKKVYFPLILSPIAVVASRWVDIFIISAAVIAFQLYLGVPMSWEILAMVPVTAVMFLLAFGIGVLFSALYLIHQDNSKFLETAVYLGLFLSPVLFSKEILPEVIQTYYNLNPMVGVLTGLRGALFAPEHVDWVSLGISAIIAVGFTIVGLLLLDRMAKSYAERV, from the coding sequence CGTGATCCATATCAGGCCGCAACGCCCTGTTGGCATTTTGAGCCTGACGGAGATCTGGAAGTTCCGAGTTCTGCTGGCGCAGATGATCAACCGGAATATCCGCTCGCGGATCCTGAACTCGCCGGTCAGCATCGTGTGGGGCTTTATCCGCCCAGCCATCATGGCGCTCGCGCTCGTCTTTATCCGTCATATGTCCGCGGCCAATCTGGGCGCGCAGATCCCTTATCCGCTGTTTATCTTCAGCGGTCTCTGTTTCTGGTTCCTCTGGGCAGAAATGGTGATCCAGTCGGCAGGGTCCCTCCGGCTTGATTCGGGGATTTCGAAGAAGGTCTACTTCCCGCTCATCTTGAGCCCGATCGCCGTCGTCGCGTCGCGCTGGGTCGACATCTTCATTATTTCCGCAGCCGTGATCGCGTTTCAGCTCTATCTCGGTGTGCCCATGTCATGGGAGATCCTTGCCATGGTGCCGGTGACGGCGGTCATGTTCCTGCTCGCCTTCGGGATCGGGGTCCTGTTCTCGGCGCTCTACCTTATCCACCAGGACAATTCGAAATTCCTTGAGACGGCCGTCTATCTCGGTCTCTTCCTTTCGCCGGTTCTGTTCTCGAAAGAGATCCTGCCAGAGGTGATCCAGACCTATTACAATCTCAATCCAATGGTGGGCGTTCTGACAGGCCTGCGCGGCGCTCTTTTTGCGCCTGAGCATGTCGACTGGGTGTCGCTCGGTATTTCGGCGATCATTGCCGTTGGCTTTACCATTGTTGGGTTATTGCTTCTCGACCGGATGGCCAAAAGTTACGCTGAGCGAGTGTGA
- a CDS encoding NAD(P)-dependent oxidoreductase, protein MPTTGGNSGSPGLVMIAGGGGFLGTATARLMASQGWNVVTLGLGAPQGAFVREGNVHHAEGLIQRQLFHAAMADHGKPDVIIHAAGGASVGRSWDDPRGDFNLSVGSTVEILDFIREEAPEARLVLVSSAAVYGNQGKHRLSESDPCEAMSPYGLHKHVCEELVTGEARMNGLDVSIVRLFSIFGEGLRKQLLWDIMRRVSADPETTLDLWGSGDETRDFVHVDDAAAILATLSAKPGGKGTVRLFNGGSGTAITVRELASMLVKAAGYDTPLSFNGKARSGDPVHLVADAAHLRSGLGFSPKVSLEAGLKRYADWFKTQQS, encoded by the coding sequence GTGCCAACTACTGGCGGAAATAGCGGGTCACCCGGCCTTGTGATGATTGCCGGGGGCGGCGGTTTTCTTGGGACCGCGACGGCCCGGCTGATGGCGTCGCAGGGGTGGAACGTTGTCACGCTGGGCCTCGGCGCGCCGCAGGGCGCTTTCGTGCGCGAGGGCAATGTCCACCACGCCGAGGGACTCATCCAGCGCCAGCTTTTCCACGCGGCCATGGCCGATCATGGCAAGCCCGATGTCATCATTCATGCTGCTGGTGGGGCGTCTGTCGGCCGGTCATGGGATGATCCGCGCGGCGACTTCAACCTGTCGGTTGGCAGCACGGTCGAGATCCTCGATTTCATTCGCGAAGAAGCGCCCGAGGCGCGTCTGGTGCTCGTCTCGTCTGCGGCTGTCTATGGCAATCAGGGCAAGCACCGCCTGTCGGAGAGCGACCCCTGCGAGGCGATGTCACCCTATGGCCTGCACAAGCATGTCTGCGAGGAGCTGGTCACCGGCGAGGCGCGCATGAACGGGCTGGATGTGTCCATCGTGCGGCTGTTCTCCATCTTTGGCGAAGGGCTTCGCAAACAGCTTCTCTGGGACATCATGCGCCGCGTGAGCGCTGACCCGGAAACGACGCTGGACCTCTGGGGCAGCGGGGATGAGACGCGTGACTTCGTGCATGTCGATGACGCGGCCGCCATTCTTGCGACGCTATCTGCAAAGCCGGGCGGCAAGGGGACGGTGCGGCTGTTCAATGGCGGCAGTGGGACTGCAATTACTGTGCGTGAGCTGGCTTCCATGCTGGTCAAGGCTGCGGGATATGACACACCGCTGAGCTTTAACGGCAAGGCGCGCTCTGGTGATCCGGTGCATCTGGTGGCAGATGCTGCTCATCTTCGAAGCGGCCTCGGTTTCTCGCCCAAGGTGAGCCTCGAGGCGGGATTGAAACGCTATGCGGACTGGTTCAAGACACAGCAGTCCTGA
- a CDS encoding glycosyltransferase, translating to MTDAVLSIVAGTYNRCDQVKRLVESVQRETKLPYILYITDAGSTDGTIEYLESVASDRVRPIFVGKLLGQARAYNDVFMQVDTPYVCWVSDDNEIVDNGLEKAVRILQANKKIGMVGLKVKDKEGPFVKAPYIGGVSPIGILNVNQGMLPTEVMRAVGGFSEEFRDYGIDPDLTAKVLFLGRDVVYTRDVTIHHYRNWAEDKESEDYKKLQAKHERFHELYKKNYAQYDAPSRTWRLKKRAWDWAKARLSKRFDLSMNSSKPIFRNLPRDYYNTMMAKHIGMFDPILTMNKDFHLRQRYRGRRPSIQLIGEPGNNS from the coding sequence ATGACGGATGCCGTTCTTTCGATCGTTGCGGGCACCTATAACCGCTGTGACCAGGTAAAAAGACTGGTCGAGTCCGTGCAGCGCGAGACCAAGCTCCCGTACATCCTGTACATCACTGATGCTGGCTCGACTGATGGCACGATCGAGTATCTGGAATCTGTCGCCAGCGACCGCGTGCGCCCGATTTTTGTCGGCAAGCTGCTGGGTCAGGCGCGCGCCTATAATGACGTCTTCATGCAGGTCGACACGCCCTATGTCTGCTGGGTTAGCGATGACAATGAGATCGTCGATAATGGCCTCGAAAAGGCGGTTCGCATTCTTCAGGCGAACAAGAAGATCGGCATGGTCGGCCTCAAGGTGAAGGACAAGGAAGGCCCGTTCGTGAAGGCGCCTTATATTGGCGGCGTCTCACCGATCGGGATCCTGAACGTCAATCAGGGCATGCTGCCGACTGAGGTGATGCGCGCTGTTGGCGGCTTCAGCGAGGAATTCCGCGACTATGGCATCGACCCTGACCTGACCGCAAAAGTGCTCTTTCTTGGCCGTGATGTGGTCTACACGCGCGATGTGACGATCCATCACTATCGCAACTGGGCCGAGGACAAGGAAAGCGAAGACTATAAGAAGCTTCAGGCCAAGCATGAGCGCTTCCATGAGCTCTACAAGAAGAATTACGCCCAGTATGATGCTCCGAGCCGGACTTGGAGACTGAAAAAGCGGGCATGGGACTGGGCGAAAGCGCGTTTGTCCAAGCGCTTTGACCTTTCGATGAACTCATCGAAGCCGATCTTCCGGAATCTGCCGCGCGATTACTACAATACGATGATGGCGAAGCATATCGGCATGTTCGATCCGATCCTGACGATGAACAAGGATTTCCACCTTCGCCAGCGCTATCGTGGCCGCAGGCCGAGCATCCAGCTGATCGGCGAACCCGGCAACAATAGCTGA
- a CDS encoding N-acetylneuraminate synthase family protein, which translates to MANREMVVDGIKISDNDDMYVIAEIGQNHEGDVQKCKDLFDAAKAAGAHSVKLQKRDNRSLYTKEYYNQPYNSENAYAPTYGEHREMLEFDRDEWIELRDHAKKIGITLFSTAWDYKSADFLEDLDMPAYKIASGDLKTLPQIKYIAKFGKPMFISTGGASIEDVQRVYDEIMPINPNICIMQCTSGYPPTFEELNIRVIETYRDMFPDIPIGFSSHDSGIAMAMLGYMCGARVLEKHFTLNRAWKGTDQAFSLEPNGLRRLVRDLQRARAALGDGVKRTYDSEHAPLIKMGKKLCATSDLPAGHTITEADIALKSPGDGIAPYFQDVFVGKTLKNAVADDQAFTFEDIGLTEAAANEALKA; encoded by the coding sequence ATGGCTAATCGTGAAATGGTCGTGGACGGCATCAAGATCAGCGACAATGACGATATGTATGTCATCGCCGAGATTGGCCAGAACCATGAAGGTGATGTCCAGAAGTGTAAGGACCTGTTCGATGCGGCGAAAGCTGCAGGCGCGCACTCTGTAAAGCTTCAGAAGCGCGACAATCGCTCGCTTTACACCAAGGAATACTACAACCAGCCGTACAATTCAGAGAACGCTTACGCGCCAACCTATGGCGAGCACCGCGAAATGCTCGAATTCGACCGCGACGAGTGGATCGAACTGCGCGACCATGCCAAGAAAATCGGCATCACGCTCTTCTCCACCGCCTGGGACTATAAGAGCGCGGACTTCCTCGAAGACCTCGACATGCCGGCCTACAAGATCGCTTCGGGCGACCTGAAGACGCTGCCGCAGATCAAGTACATCGCGAAGTTCGGCAAGCCGATGTTCATCTCGACCGGCGGCGCGTCGATCGAAGACGTCCAGCGCGTCTATGACGAGATCATGCCGATCAACCCGAATATCTGCATCATGCAGTGCACCTCGGGCTATCCGCCGACCTTCGAAGAGCTGAACATCCGGGTCATTGAGACCTATCGCGACATGTTCCCGGATATTCCGATTGGTTTCTCCAGCCACGATAGCGGTATCGCCATGGCCATGCTCGGCTATATGTGCGGCGCCCGCGTGCTCGAGAAGCACTTCACGCTGAACCGTGCCTGGAAAGGCACCGACCAGGCATTCTCGCTGGAGCCAAACGGCCTTCGCCGCCTCGTCCGCGACCTGCAGCGCGCCCGCGCCGCACTGGGCGATGGTGTGAAGCGCACCTACGACTCTGAGCACGCCCCACTGATCAAGATGGGCAAGAAGCTTTGCGCAACGAGCGACCTGCCAGCCGGTCACACGATCACCGAAGCGGACATCGCGCTGAAGTCGCCAGGCGACGGCATCGCGCCATACTTCCAGGACGTCTTTGTCGGCAAGACGCTGAAAAACGCTGTTGCCGATGATCAGGCCTTCACCTTCGAGGATATCGGCCTGACGGAAGCTGCTGCGAACGAAGCCCTCAAAGCCTGA